The Prinia subflava isolate CZ2003 ecotype Zambia chromosome 13, Cam_Psub_1.2, whole genome shotgun sequence genome contains a region encoding:
- the PSKH1 gene encoding serine/threonine-protein kinase H1 — translation MGCGTSKVLPEPPKDVQLDLVKKVEPYTGHSDIYKHFIKDDSGAVIKAGSPSPPHHTNPYPGNAAPAQPEPRKNKVAKYRAKFDPRVTAKYDIKALIGRGSFSRVVRVEHKATKQPYAIKMIETKYREGREVCESELSVLRRVRHTNIIQLIEVFETQERVYMVMELATGGELFDRIIAKGSFTERDATRVLQMVLDGVRYLHTLGITHRDLKPENLLYYHPGTDSKIMITDFGLASARKKGDDCLMKTTCGTPEYIAPEILVRKPYTNSVDMWALGVISYILLSGTMPFEDDNRTRLYRQILKGKYSYSGEPWPSVSNLAKDFIDRLLTVDPSDRMTALQALKHPWVVSMAASSSMKNLHRSISQNLLKRASSRCQSTKSAQSTRSSRSTKSNKSRRVRERELRELNLRYQQQYTG, via the exons ATGGGCTGCGGGACAAGCAAAGTGCTTCCCGAGCCCCCCAAAGATGTGCAGCTAGACCTGGTTAAGAAAGTCGAGCCTTACACAGGCCACAGTGACATATACAAGCATTTCATCAAAGATGACAGCGGGGCTGTCATCAAAGCtggctctccctcccctcctcatcACACCAACCCCTACCCCGGGAACGCCGCGCCCGCCCAGCCCGAGCCCCGCAAGAACAAAGTGGCCAAATACCGCGCCAAGTTCGACCCGCGCGTGACGGCCAAGTACGACATCAAGGCGCTGATCGGCCGGGGCAGCTTCAGCCGCGTGGTGCGCGTGGAGCACAAGGCCACCAAGCAGCCCTACGCCATCAAGATGATCGAGACCAAGTACCGGGAGGGCCGCGAGGTGTGCGAGTCGGAGCTGAGCGTCCTGCGCCGCGTGCGCCACACCAACATCATCCAGCTCATCGAGGTGTTCGAGACGCAGGAGCGCGTGTACATGGTGATGGAGCTGGCCACCGGCGGGGAGCTCTTCGACCGCATCATCGCCAAGGGCTCCTTCACCGAGAGGGACGCCACGCGCGTGCTGCAGATGGTGCTGGACGGGGTGAGGTACCTGCACACTCTGGGGATCACCCACCGGGACTTGAAGCCGGAGAACCTGCTGTACTATCATCCAGGAACCGATTCCAAGATCATGATCACAGACTTCGGGCTGGCCAGCGCGCGGAAGAAGGGGGATGACTGCCTGATGAAAACCACGTGTGGGACCCCGGAGTACATCGCCCCCGAGATCCTGGTCAGGAAGCCCTACACCAACTCTGTGGACATGTGGGCGCTGGGGGTGATCTCGTACATCCTCCTCAGCGGCACGATGCCCTTCGAGGACGACAACCGCACCCGCCTGTACCGGCAGATCCTGAAGGGAAAGTACAGTTACTCAGGCGAG CCCTGGCCCAGTGTGTCCAACCTGGCCAAGGATTTCATTGACCGTCTGCTCACGGTGGACCCCAGTGACAGGATGACGGCCCTGCAGGCCCTGAAGCACCCCTGGGTGGTCAGCAtggcagcctcctcctccatgAAGAACCTGCACCGTTCCATCTCCCAAAACCTTCTCAAGAGGGCATCCTCCCGCTGCCAGAGCACCAAGTCCGCGCAGTCCACGCGCTCCAGCCGCTCCACCAAGTCCAACAAGTCGCGGCGCGTGCGGGAGCGGGAGCTGCGGGAGCTCAACCTGCGCTACCAGCAGCAGTACACGGGCTGA
- the NRN1L gene encoding neuritin-like protein — translation MGGGCWRLLGVVCPLLLHLAASQEPVSMAGQCDTIYKGFAGCLISLGESMAQSVRQQQQEEGGEEAQELDTICKSWDDFHTCASEVLSRCPVEAATIWESLRQESRKIQFQGNLQELCSARGRLASAQGSPAAETNQATLRGSATPLHPRLLALLALPLLLPRL, via the exons ATGGGCGGCGGCTGCTGGCGGCTGCTGGGCGTCGTGTGCCCGCTGCTCCTGCACCTCG CGGCGAGCCAGGAGCCGGTCAGCATGGCGGGACAGTGCGACACCATCTACAAGGGCTTCGCCGGCTGCCTCATCAGCCTGGGGGAAAGCATGGCCCAGAGCGttcggcagcagcagcaggaggagggcgGCGAGGAGGCGCAGGAGCTGGACACCATCTGCAA GTCCTGGGATGACTTCCACACCTGTGCCAGCGAGGTGCTGTCCAGATGCCCCGTGGAAGCGGCCACCATCTGGGAGTCGCTGCGCCAGGAGTCCCGCAAGATCCAGTTCCAGGGgaacctgcaggagctgtgcagcgCCCGGGGCCGCCTGGCCAGCGCCCAGGGCTCGCCGGCCGCTGAGACCAACCAGGCCACGCTGCGGGGCTCGGCCACACCCCTGCACCCCCGTCTGCTGGCCCTGCTAGccctgccgctgctgctgccccggCTCTAG